The proteins below are encoded in one region of Candidatus Moraniibacteriota bacterium:
- the rpmF gene encoding 50S ribosomal protein L32 — protein sequence MANPKQRHTHHRRDRARKQYDVQLINTQECPKCKARVLSHRVCPTCGTYKGKEMIDMAPKLKSEKTKQAA from the coding sequence ATGGCAAACCCAAAACAGAGACATACCCATCATCGACGTGACCGTGCTCGTAAGCAGTATGATGTCCAATTGATCAATACCCAAGAATGCCCAAAATGCAAAGCTCGTGTGCTTTCTCACCGTGTTTGCCCTACTTGTGGCACCTACAAGGGGAAAGAAATGATCGATATGGCTCCAAAACTCAAATCCGAAAAAACAAAACAAGCTGCTTAA
- a CDS encoding AAA family ATPase produces the protein MYLKKLEMSGFKSFANKTALDFLPDCDIVQNTKCGITAIVGPNGSGKSNVADAIRWAIGEQSLKNLRGKKSEDVIFAGTDKKARLGTASVTLYFDNSDKKIPVEFAEVSITRKIYRSGESEYLINGARVRLLDIVDLLAKAGIGKDSYCVITQGMSDAVLNATPTERRSIFEDAAGVKQYQIEKERALRKLESTRENLVRVDSLLLEIEPHLKNLRRQAEKASQGKDIAEKLRSKQFLLYSFLWNNFQKERGTLLSERDGMQKQVFDLDVETNTLSREVAQAGEQMGDQTEEETINREMMTLRDESNTLLRDRSILDGKIEIEKEKQKSEEVIRVIPVDLNYVKKALDEIRTHQEELIKRIQNVEKLEDLQDIREFAQVIKQKLYDLQEKAGVGSVKEKKIITLPEAEKKISDEKIATFTKEKESLNKRSEILLQSLNEKESVLCAMQERTRVGRETFFLKEKEWRQKEYLLTRLKDQLNEVKVRLARVEVREEDITNLVREELGIPVTELRYDNTPVERERMEHEISRLKVEVEHIGTIDPLIVEEYQETEKRFEFLTRESTDLKQAGESLRAVTKEMEQKIDKEFHDAFKEIKKKFEEYFKIIFGGGKAEIEIVKIPSRRRESDESENASEDMSEEGISTPYELGIEIFACPPGKKITNLSMLSGGERSLTSLALLFAIISHNPPPFAVLDEVEAALDEANSRRFSSMLGGLSLDTQFIAITHNRETMSQAGIIYGVTMGADGVSQLLSIRLDQITNSEIAKLS, from the coding sequence ATGTATCTCAAGAAACTTGAAATGAGCGGATTCAAATCCTTTGCCAATAAGACGGCATTGGATTTTTTGCCTGACTGCGACATCGTACAGAATACCAAATGTGGCATCACGGCTATCGTCGGACCAAACGGTTCTGGTAAATCAAACGTCGCTGATGCTATTCGTTGGGCCATCGGAGAACAGTCGCTCAAGAACCTCCGTGGGAAAAAATCAGAAGACGTCATTTTTGCAGGAACCGATAAGAAAGCCCGACTCGGTACCGCCTCTGTTACTCTGTATTTCGACAACTCTGATAAAAAAATCCCGGTAGAGTTTGCTGAAGTATCGATCACTCGAAAAATATATCGGAGTGGAGAAAGCGAATATCTCATCAATGGTGCGCGTGTGCGTCTCCTCGACATCGTCGATCTCCTCGCCAAAGCGGGAATCGGCAAAGACAGCTACTGTGTCATCACTCAGGGTATGTCCGATGCCGTGCTGAATGCTACTCCGACTGAACGACGCTCGATATTCGAGGACGCAGCGGGCGTGAAACAGTATCAGATAGAGAAAGAGCGGGCACTCCGAAAATTGGAAAGTACACGAGAGAATCTCGTCCGTGTCGATAGTCTCCTTCTCGAAATAGAACCACATTTGAAAAATCTCCGTCGTCAGGCAGAGAAGGCTTCACAAGGGAAAGACATCGCCGAAAAACTCCGTTCCAAACAATTCCTCCTCTATAGTTTTCTCTGGAATAATTTTCAGAAAGAACGAGGTACTCTCCTCTCAGAACGTGACGGTATGCAGAAGCAAGTATTCGATCTCGATGTAGAGACCAATACGTTGTCGCGCGAGGTCGCTCAGGCTGGAGAACAAATGGGGGATCAGACAGAAGAAGAGACGATCAATCGAGAGATGATGACACTCCGAGATGAGTCCAATACACTGCTCCGAGACAGGAGTATTCTTGATGGAAAAATCGAAATCGAAAAAGAGAAACAGAAATCGGAAGAAGTGATCCGTGTCATCCCTGTCGATCTGAATTATGTGAAAAAAGCACTTGATGAAATCCGTACGCATCAAGAAGAACTTATCAAACGTATCCAGAATGTAGAGAAACTTGAAGACCTGCAAGACATTCGTGAATTCGCGCAGGTTATCAAGCAGAAGCTCTATGACCTCCAAGAGAAGGCGGGTGTAGGCAGTGTCAAAGAAAAGAAAATCATCACGCTTCCAGAAGCAGAGAAAAAAATCAGCGATGAAAAAATCGCGACGTTTACGAAGGAAAAAGAATCTCTCAACAAGCGTTCAGAAATCCTTCTCCAGTCATTGAATGAAAAAGAATCTGTTCTCTGTGCGATGCAGGAACGTACTCGTGTCGGGAGAGAGACGTTCTTCTTGAAAGAAAAAGAATGGCGTCAGAAAGAATATCTCTTGACTCGTCTCAAAGATCAATTAAATGAAGTAAAAGTTCGCTTGGCTCGTGTCGAAGTACGCGAAGAAGATATCACGAACCTCGTTCGAGAAGAGCTCGGCATCCCTGTTACAGAACTCCGTTATGACAATACTCCAGTCGAGCGTGAGCGTATGGAACACGAGATTTCTCGCCTCAAAGTAGAGGTGGAACATATCGGCACGATCGATCCGCTTATCGTCGAAGAATATCAGGAAACAGAAAAACGTTTCGAATTTTTGACCCGTGAATCGACTGATCTCAAGCAAGCAGGAGAATCTCTCCGTGCAGTCACCAAAGAAATGGAACAGAAAATCGACAAAGAATTCCACGATGCTTTCAAAGAAATCAAGAAAAAATTTGAAGAATATTTCAAAATCATTTTTGGTGGAGGAAAAGCGGAAATCGAAATTGTGAAAATCCCTTCTCGTCGTCGAGAAAGTGATGAGAGTGAGAATGCTTCAGAAGATATGTCCGAAGAAGGAATTTCGACGCCATACGAACTCGGTATCGAGATTTTTGCGTGCCCACCAGGAAAGAAAATCACCAACCTCTCGATGCTCTCTGGAGGGGAACGATCACTCACTTCGCTCGCACTCCTCTTTGCTATCATCTCTCACAATCCACCACCATTTGCTGTCCTCGATGAAGTAGAGGCCGCTCTCGATGAAGCCAACTCTAGACGATTCAGCTCGATGCTCGGCGGACTCTCGCTCGATACTCAGTTCATCGCTATTACTCACAACCGCGAGACAATGTCACAGGCTGGTATCATCTACGGCGTTACGATGGGCGCTGATGGCGTCTCCCAGCTTCTCTCTATCCGCCTCGACCAGATTACAAACAGTGAGATTGCTAAATTATCGTAA
- the nusB gene encoding transcription antitermination factor NusB produces the protein MANRHLQRSVAMQSLFEWDFQGKHDDKSREVLKRNIAEFAPGMEESIFAEHLMEGTLLERSTIDKLIEKCAPEWPIDQITVIDRNILRLGIYELMFGNYDEVPPKVAINEAIELAKTFGSDASARFVNGVLGTIYREMGEPMKNDISENHKKNLEKDAKQAEQKKEKKPVAKKISK, from the coding sequence ATGGCAAACAGGCACCTTCAAAGATCAGTCGCGATGCAATCCCTCTTCGAGTGGGATTTTCAGGGTAAGCACGATGACAAATCTCGTGAGGTTTTGAAACGAAACATCGCTGAGTTCGCTCCTGGAATGGAAGAGTCTATTTTTGCTGAACACTTGATGGAAGGGACACTTCTCGAACGGTCTACTATCGACAAACTGATAGAAAAATGTGCTCCAGAGTGGCCTATTGATCAAATCACGGTTATCGATCGAAATATTCTCCGTCTTGGTATCTACGAACTCATGTTCGGGAATTATGATGAAGTTCCTCCAAAAGTCGCTATCAATGAAGCTATTGAACTCGCAAAAACATTTGGCAGTGATGCGAGCGCACGTTTCGTCAATGGAGTACTCGGAACTATCTATCGTGAGATGGGTGAGCCGATGAAAAATGATATCTCAGAGAATCACAAGAAAAATCTCGAGAAAGATGCCAAACAAGCAGAACAGAAAAAAGAGAAAAAACCTGTTGCGAAAAAAATCTCAAAGTAA
- a CDS encoding DNA polymerase III subunit alpha, translating into MQFTHLHVHSHYSLLTALPKLEELLAQAKEYGMTSLALTDTSALYGAVEFYMKAKEVGIKPIFGAEIFVCENLESKNNTAEDRRRHQLVLLVKNEAGYKNLMKIISIAQLDGFYYKARADKKLLRQYHEGLIALSGSLQGEVPSEVIYGNQERAKMAALEYQDIFGTGNFYLELGPNFEYENQMIANQGLIQINRETGIPIVAASDVHYVKKEHAEIQDILLCIRDNKKVTDKERFSMMSLDLSMRSEEEMTQIFRDFPEAITNTQVIADACDFTIHLGENHLPSFPLPEGETADTFLRKLCEIGLTKRYERQTITEEQKSRMDYELGVIEKTGFASYFLIVQDFVNWAKENGVVVGPGRGSAAGSFVAYLTGITDLDPIKYVLLFERFLNPERISMPDIDMDFADTRRDDVLNYVREKYGNDHVAQIITFGTMAARAAIRDVGRALGFAYDICDKTSKMIPMFTSITKALAEVPEFKKWYAENADAKKLIDAAMKVEGLVRHASMHACGVVITKDPVTEYTPLQRVSGTRVGVVTQYANSTKCAAVEKIGLLKMDFLGLKNLTIIQNALRIIEKTRNEVIDIEKIPIDDALTFKLLQEAHTTGVFQLESSGMKRYLKQLKPTIFEDIIAMVALYRPGPMDYIPDFIGGKHGTKKIEYLHPSLEPILQNTYGVAVYQEQLMQIARELAGFSYGEADVLRKAVGKKILALVVEQREKFIDGCIKNGVQKKVAEKVFSFIEPFAGYGFNRSHAACYALIGYQTAYLKAHYPAEFMAALLTSDQDNIERIAIEVREAKEIGIEVLAPHINESFGEFAVVATKDTTTKRVRFGLNAIKNVGTVVAEEIVLERKRNGKYISLENFVERVKTKDLNKKSLEALIKVGALEGFGEKNQLLESIDAILQYGKNLKTIAETHSSSLFGEMTMETSKIKLIPALIATKKMTLGWEKELLGLYVSDHPVSEYRSYFNKTTVSIHDLEKQPDDSRVRIGGVITDIRKILTKKQNTMYFIGLEDMTGRVEILVFGKTAERTGDSWIDGEVVIVDARISQQDGALRCIAEGVEKISESTLTQFARAEATRAKSTTRKSSVEEGNRILITIKKDAPEKIIEHLSQCLKTIPAGSQKVAVKIQNAVIETTFSIAPTKEHLIQLQNLDGVESLS; encoded by the coding sequence ATGCAATTTACTCATCTCCACGTTCACTCACACTATAGCCTCCTCACGGCACTCCCGAAGCTCGAGGAACTTTTGGCGCAGGCCAAAGAATACGGCATGACATCACTCGCACTTACCGACACCTCTGCTCTCTATGGTGCCGTCGAGTTCTACATGAAGGCCAAGGAAGTCGGCATCAAACCAATTTTTGGTGCAGAAATATTCGTTTGTGAGAATCTCGAAAGCAAAAACAATACAGCAGAGGATCGTCGTCGTCATCAGCTCGTACTCCTCGTCAAGAATGAAGCTGGCTACAAGAATTTAATGAAAATCATTTCGATTGCTCAGCTCGATGGATTCTACTACAAGGCCAGAGCTGACAAAAAACTCCTGAGACAATATCACGAGGGACTTATCGCACTCTCAGGATCACTCCAGGGAGAAGTCCCTTCGGAAGTCATCTACGGCAATCAAGAACGAGCCAAGATGGCTGCTCTCGAATATCAGGACATATTTGGCACAGGAAATTTCTATCTCGAACTCGGACCAAATTTCGAGTATGAGAATCAGATGATTGCCAACCAAGGACTCATCCAAATCAATCGTGAAACAGGCATTCCAATAGTTGCCGCCTCGGATGTACACTACGTCAAGAAAGAACACGCAGAAATACAAGACATTCTCCTTTGTATCCGAGACAACAAAAAAGTGACTGACAAAGAACGTTTCAGTATGATGTCGCTCGATCTCTCGATGCGCTCGGAAGAAGAAATGACTCAGATTTTCCGAGACTTTCCAGAAGCTATTACCAATACACAAGTCATCGCCGATGCTTGTGATTTCACCATTCATCTCGGAGAAAATCACCTCCCATCATTCCCTCTCCCAGAAGGTGAGACGGCAGATACATTCTTACGTAAACTCTGTGAAATAGGACTGACGAAACGTTATGAGAGACAAACCATCACCGAAGAACAAAAAAGTCGTATGGACTATGAGCTCGGTGTTATCGAAAAAACAGGATTTGCATCTTACTTCCTCATCGTGCAAGATTTCGTCAACTGGGCAAAGGAAAATGGCGTCGTCGTCGGTCCCGGACGTGGATCGGCAGCAGGGAGCTTTGTCGCCTATCTCACAGGCATCACCGATCTTGATCCGATCAAGTATGTCCTCCTCTTCGAACGATTTTTGAACCCTGAACGTATTTCAATGCCAGATATCGATATGGACTTTGCAGATACTCGCCGTGATGATGTGCTCAATTATGTTCGTGAGAAATATGGCAATGATCACGTCGCACAGATCATCACGTTTGGGACGATGGCAGCACGCGCTGCGATACGCGATGTCGGTCGTGCTCTCGGATTTGCCTATGACATTTGCGACAAAACTTCCAAGATGATTCCGATGTTTACTTCTATCACCAAAGCTCTTGCTGAAGTGCCAGAATTCAAAAAATGGTATGCAGAGAATGCTGATGCGAAAAAACTAATCGACGCTGCTATGAAAGTCGAAGGTCTCGTACGTCATGCTTCGATGCACGCGTGTGGTGTCGTGATTACGAAAGACCCTGTCACAGAATACACTCCCCTCCAACGTGTATCCGGTACTCGTGTTGGTGTTGTGACGCAATATGCCAACTCGACCAAATGCGCTGCTGTCGAAAAAATTGGTTTGCTCAAGATGGACTTTCTCGGACTCAAAAACCTCACCATTATCCAGAATGCTCTTCGTATCATCGAAAAAACACGAAACGAAGTGATCGACATCGAAAAAATTCCTATCGATGATGCACTCACATTCAAACTCCTTCAAGAAGCACACACAACTGGTGTTTTTCAGTTGGAAAGTTCTGGGATGAAACGGTATCTCAAACAACTCAAACCGACCATCTTCGAAGATATCATCGCAATGGTCGCCCTCTATCGTCCAGGTCCGATGGACTATATACCTGACTTCATCGGTGGCAAACATGGAACAAAGAAAATCGAATACCTCCATCCCTCACTCGAACCGATTCTCCAAAACACATACGGTGTCGCTGTATATCAGGAACAGCTGATGCAGATCGCTCGTGAATTGGCTGGATTCAGTTATGGTGAAGCTGACGTGCTCCGTAAAGCGGTCGGCAAAAAAATTCTCGCTCTCGTCGTCGAGCAACGAGAAAAATTCATCGATGGTTGTATCAAAAATGGAGTGCAGAAAAAAGTAGCAGAAAAAGTTTTCTCATTCATCGAGCCATTTGCTGGATACGGATTCAACCGTTCTCACGCCGCCTGTTATGCTCTCATCGGATACCAGACTGCTTATCTCAAAGCGCATTATCCAGCAGAATTCATGGCAGCGCTTCTCACTTCTGATCAGGACAACATCGAACGTATCGCCATCGAAGTACGTGAAGCCAAAGAAATCGGTATCGAAGTACTCGCTCCTCATATCAATGAAAGTTTCGGTGAATTTGCTGTAGTGGCCACCAAAGACACCACTACCAAACGTGTCCGATTTGGACTCAATGCTATCAAAAACGTCGGGACGGTCGTTGCTGAAGAAATCGTACTCGAACGCAAACGGAACGGAAAATATATTTCGCTCGAGAATTTTGTCGAACGAGTGAAAACCAAAGATCTCAATAAAAAATCTCTCGAGGCACTCATCAAAGTCGGTGCGCTCGAAGGTTTTGGTGAGAAAAATCAACTCCTCGAGAGTATTGACGCTATCTTGCAATATGGGAAAAATCTCAAAACGATTGCTGAAACACATTCAAGCAGTCTCTTCGGAGAGATGACCATGGAAACAAGTAAAATAAAATTGATTCCAGCTCTCATCGCTACCAAAAAAATGACGCTTGGATGGGAAAAGGAACTCCTCGGTCTCTATGTAAGCGATCATCCCGTGAGTGAATATCGATCCTATTTCAACAAAACAACCGTATCGATACACGACCTCGAGAAACAACCCGATGACAGTCGTGTCCGTATCGGAGGAGTCATCACTGATATCCGAAAAATTCTTACCAAGAAACAGAACACGATGTATTTTATCGGTCTTGAAGACATGACAGGACGCGTCGAAATCCTCGTCTTTGGGAAAACAGCCGAACGTACAGGAGATTCTTGGATAGACGGAGAGGTTGTGATCGTCGATGCTCGCATATCACAACAGGATGGTGCACTTCGTTGTATCGCCGAAGGTGTCGAAAAAATATCTGAAAGTACCCTCACTCAATTTGCCCGTGCTGAAGCTACACGAGCCAAAAGTACAACGAGAAAATCATCAGTAGAAGAAGGAAATCGCATTCTCATTACTATCAAAAAAGATGCTCCAGAAAAAATTATCGAGCATCTCTCCCAATGTCTCAAGACCATTCCAGCAGGTTCACAGAAAGTAGCCGTCAAAATTCAAAATGCTGTTATCGAAACAACATTTTCCATCGCTCCTACAAAAGAACATCTCATACAGTTACAAAATCTCGATGGTGTCGAATCTCTTTCGTAG
- a CDS encoding ribonuclease HII: protein MFETTFDKEQSLIRGDGQPPLFVIGIDEAGRGPLAGPVVAGAVCYRDLSFQIPEELAKTFALIRDSKKLSEKKREELFDFIHEYFYVGVGIVSAETIDRVNILQATFLAMKSAVSQLTKQLPRESVGNTHLLVDGNQLIPSYSSSQEAVVGGDGIVKSIAAASIIAKVTRDRIIETADKEYPGYGFAQHKGYGTKVHMDALRHLGPCPIHRMSFRPVLLALPENVNKRFANVLKPKKR, encoded by the coding sequence ATGTTTGAAACAACGTTTGATAAAGAACAGAGTCTGATACGAGGGGATGGACAGCCACCCTTGTTTGTCATTGGCATCGATGAAGCAGGGAGGGGCCCGCTCGCAGGACCAGTCGTCGCGGGGGCAGTGTGCTATCGAGACCTCTCTTTCCAGATTCCAGAGGAACTCGCCAAAACGTTTGCACTCATCCGTGATTCCAAGAAGCTTTCTGAGAAAAAACGGGAAGAACTTTTTGATTTTATCCATGAATATTTTTACGTCGGTGTCGGCATCGTCAGTGCCGAAACGATTGATCGAGTGAATATTCTCCAGGCCACATTTCTCGCGATGAAAAGCGCTGTGTCACAACTGACGAAACAACTCCCTCGTGAATCAGTAGGAAACACTCATCTTTTGGTTGATGGTAATCAGCTTATTCCGAGTTATTCATCGTCACAAGAAGCGGTGGTAGGAGGGGATGGTATTGTGAAATCGATTGCTGCCGCATCTATCATCGCGAAAGTGACTCGTGATCGCATCATCGAAACAGCGGACAAGGAATATCCGGGGTATGGATTCGCACAGCACAAAGGCTATGGGACGAAAGTCCATATGGATGCCCTGCGTCATCTCGGCCCGTGTCCTATCCATCGAATGTCATTCCGCCCCGTCCTTCTCGCTCTTCCTGAGAATGTGAACAAACGATTCGCGAATGTACTCAAGCCAAAAAAACGGTAA
- a CDS encoding tRNA (adenosine(37)-N6)-dimethylallyltransferase MiaA codes for MYDKTIVIVGPTASGKSDLAIALAKKYNGEIISADSRQVYRGMDIGTGKVIRDKVVNHSELVEGSSKKEVFFSEGIIHHLLDVASPKRTYNVTHFVRDTKKIIIDIRNREKIPIICGGTGFWVQSFIDGTLFPVVKPNTLLRKKLSKLSAEELFLLLQKKDPSRAQNIDAKNKVRLIRALEICDALGTVPTLRCLPRLDRGSMDSRLPARIATRIVAGGHGNDTVIIALCPPQETLHKNIEARLEKRLAQGMIAEIETLRANGISWKRLESFGLEYKYVALFLQKKIALEKMKERLNFEIRHYAKRQITWLRRWEKMGATIHWVTKPKEVTEILKKNT; via the coding sequence ATGTATGATAAAACTATTGTGATCGTCGGACCGACGGCTTCTGGGAAGTCGGATTTGGCTATTGCTCTGGCAAAAAAATATAATGGCGAAATCATCTCCGCCGATAGTCGCCAAGTCTACCGTGGAATGGATATCGGAACGGGAAAAGTGATCCGTGACAAAGTCGTGAATCATTCTGAGCTTGTCGAAGGGTCTTCAAAAAAAGAAGTGTTCTTTTCAGAGGGAATTATTCATCATCTCCTCGATGTGGCCAGTCCTAAGAGGACATACAATGTCACCCACTTCGTCCGTGATACGAAGAAAATTATCATTGATATTCGTAACCGAGAAAAGATACCTATTATTTGTGGTGGGACAGGATTCTGGGTGCAATCATTCATCGATGGCACTCTCTTCCCGGTCGTCAAACCAAACACACTGTTACGGAAAAAACTCAGCAAACTTTCCGCGGAAGAACTCTTTCTCTTACTCCAAAAAAAGGATCCAAGCCGGGCACAAAATATTGATGCAAAAAATAAAGTCCGTCTCATTCGCGCTCTCGAAATCTGTGATGCTCTCGGGACAGTCCCTACTCTTCGTTGTCTTCCCCGACTTGATCGGGGATCCATGGATTCCCGTCTTCCTGCCCGAATCGCTACGCGAATCGTTGCGGGCGGGCACGGGAATGACACAGTGATTATTGCTCTCTGTCCACCACAAGAAACACTTCATAAAAATATCGAGGCTCGTCTCGAAAAAAGACTCGCACAGGGTATGATTGCCGAGATAGAAACACTCCGCGCAAACGGTATCAGCTGGAAGCGACTTGAAAGTTTTGGACTCGAGTACAAATATGTCGCACTTTTTCTCCAAAAGAAAATCGCCCTAGAAAAAATGAAAGAGCGTCTCAATTTTGAAATCAGACACTATGCAAAACGTCAGATCACTTGGCTCAGGCGATGGGAGAAGATGGGTGCCACCATTCACTGGGTCACCAAGCCGAAAGAAGTTACTGAAATTCTTAAAAAAAACACATAA
- the rnc gene encoding ribonuclease III, translating into MSEKKIDLVQLKKTLGIDIVNVDLFQEALTHRSYLNEHKEYSHPHNERLEFLGDAVLELIVTRYLFDNFKNPEGELTSFRAALVNGDMLGKIGHELGLQDFLLMSRGESKDTGRARTYLVANAMESIIGALYMDQGYDASKQFVEKYIITAHMSEVLTEGLYTDPKSRFQELAQEKVGITPNYRVLKEWGPDHDRHFIAGVFLAEELIAEGEGISKQDAQREAARQGLIIKGWE; encoded by the coding sequence ATGTCAGAAAAGAAAATAGATTTGGTACAACTGAAAAAAACACTTGGAATCGATATCGTGAATGTCGATCTCTTTCAGGAAGCTCTGACACATCGGTCCTATCTCAATGAACACAAAGAATATTCTCATCCTCACAATGAACGATTAGAATTTCTCGGAGATGCTGTGCTCGAACTTATCGTCACGCGGTATCTGTTTGATAACTTCAAAAACCCAGAAGGGGAACTCACGAGTTTTCGTGCCGCCCTCGTCAATGGCGATATGCTCGGGAAAATCGGTCATGAGTTGGGATTGCAAGATTTTCTTCTTATGAGTCGTGGGGAATCGAAAGATACGGGACGTGCTCGCACGTACCTCGTCGCCAATGCGATGGAATCCATCATCGGGGCGCTCTATATGGATCAGGGATATGATGCATCGAAACAATTTGTCGAAAAATATATTATCACAGCGCATATGAGTGAAGTCCTGACAGAAGGACTCTACACTGACCCGAAGAGTCGTTTCCAGGAATTGGCTCAAGAAAAAGTAGGTATCACGCCAAATTACCGTGTTTTGAAAGAATGGGGACCAGATCATGATCGACATTTTATCGCAGGAGTATTTCTTGCTGAAGAACTCATAGCTGAAGGTGAGGGTATTTCCAAGCAGGATGCTCAGCGTGAAGCCGCTCGTCAAGGACTCATCATCAAGGGCTGGGAATAA
- the rpsP gene encoding 30S ribosomal protein S16, translating into MLVIRLNRTGKKNQAQFRVVLQEHTKAPGKRHIEILGSYNPHQKTTILKKERILYWIGQGAQVSPAVHNTLVREGVIEAKKIAKKMPRPVVKEVPVVEAPAEATPVVEETPVATETVAETPVATPEVVTPVEPEAKA; encoded by the coding sequence ATGTTAGTAATACGTCTCAATCGCACAGGAAAGAAGAATCAGGCTCAGTTTCGTGTTGTTCTTCAAGAACATACCAAGGCTCCAGGAAAGCGTCATATCGAAATCCTCGGAAGCTACAATCCTCATCAGAAAACGACTATCTTGAAGAAAGAACGAATCCTCTATTGGATCGGACAAGGAGCTCAAGTATCTCCTGCTGTGCACAACACACTCGTTCGTGAAGGAGTGATCGAAGCCAAGAAAATCGCCAAGAAAATGCCTCGTCCAGTTGTGAAAGAAGTACCAGTTGTCGAAGCTCCTGCCGAAGCTACTCCAGTCGTAGAAGAGACTCCTGTTGCTACTGAAACGGTTGCCGAAACCCCTGTTGCTACTCCAGAAGTCGTCACTCCAGTAGAACCAGAAGCAAAGGCGTAG